DNA from Romeriopsis navalis LEGE 11480:
GCGGCTAGTGGGCGCCACCCGTGCTTGGATTTATTTACCGTTTCTGTTCCAAGGCCTAATTTTTGGCGGCGTCGGTGCTTGGTTAGCCTGGTTGTTGATCCAGTTAGTCCAGAAATCGCTGTTCAATTTGATAAAAGATCAGCCAGAGCTAATTCAAGCCGTGACCTTATCTGGTTCATCAAATTGGCGGCAGCAATTACTATTACCGATCATTTTGATGACTTGTGGCGGTTTGATTGGAACGATCGGCAGCATTTTAGCCGTGCGATCGGTGAAAACTTAGTGCTTGAGATTCAGTTATGTAGACTCGATGCTCCAGCAGTTGCGGCGGAGTGGGGGCAATTTACCGGTGCTCGTAACCCGAACCGTGCAGTTGCATCGCAGGATACAGAGCAAGACGTGAGCAATGTACCACCCGCATATCGCCATCTTTGACTTAAAGCCAGACAAAATTAGAGCCAGACAAAAAAGAGCGGTGAATTTGCTTCACCGCTCGGAGGTTGTTAACTTAATTGATTGCTTGATCCTACGATCTTATGAAGCGTTAGCAATCACATTCGAGTCTGCCTCACCACCGACTTCCGGTGCAGAGTTGCGACGCTTCTCGATAATCTCGGCGGGTAGACACAACAGGTTATCGCCCTGAGTGCGAATCAATCCCTTCTGGCGCAATTTACCCATCAGACGTGTCACAGTCACTCGGGTGGAACCGATCGCGCTACCAATTTGTGCATGGGTCAGTGGGAAGGGTAAGCAATAGCCATCTTCCGTTGGCTCACCATACTCTTCGATCAGCAATGTTAAGAAACCCAGCAATCGGTCGATCGTCCGACGCTGCCCCAACGTGCTGAGCCACAATAGCTTACGCTGGTGCTGATAGCGAAATGCATCCAACACTTCACGGCGGAAGTGCGGCCAGTTGTCCAAATCATTCCAATACATCCAAACCACCGACGTCTGATCAACGTGGGCATAGCTTTGGAGGGTGAATGGCGACTGGGCCACAATTTCGAAGGGCTGACCTGCACCAACGAAACCCAAAAATGCTTCTTCCGGGGCAATTCGTGCCACCCGTGAAGTTGCATTGGCGTTAACTTGGGCTGTACCGACTAGTCGGACAGACCCCCGCTGCACTAAATAGAGCAGACCGGGCCGAGCCGGAATCTTCTCATCTTTATTAAATGTGCGGCAGCGGTAGTGCTCCTGTGCCCAATCAATAATCCGTTGCCACGTAAGAAATGGACGGGCATTATCTTGGGCGTCTGATGCTGGATACATAGAAATTGCTGGTTACTAATGAAACAACGGGAAAACGCCTGATCTGAGCCAATGACTAGGACAAAAATGTCTTGGGTAGCTGCGTGGATCACGTAGATGGACAATGGAGTAAAAACAACTTCCTTAACCACCAATAGCCACGTAGACGAAACTACCTGTATTGACTCCTGTAAGCCTTTCGAGCAAGATGATTGCGGCCTAAATCGCAATCATACCCTTGCTTTTATCGGTTGTGCTTAATTTAACCACAGGTGGCGAATCTTTCCAAGAGCTTGATCGATTTGTCAACCGAAATTTTAGGTGAACTTCATATGGCGATCAGTTCTTTTCTCCTTAAACCTACGGACATTAGCCTACGTGTATTTTCGCTGGTACAGCTTTATACGGCCATCTACCTAGGGAGAGATATTTTTGATACAGGGCCAGGGGCCATTCCCCTGGAGGGGGTGCCATCAGAAATCGCTGAGGAAGCTATCTATAAATGGTTTCAGCGTCCAATACTACGATTGTCTACCGATTGTGTGAAGGTTCATTACTATTCGGCAATTTCACTGGCGATCGCGCCTGCGCTACAACGATCGCCCCAAACAATCTCACAGTGGATAGTCAATTCAGTAGTTCACGCTACCGAATTGACGGTTTTAAGTTCGCCTGATCCCTATGCTGTTTCTTTACACGTAGAATTACTGACTACGGATCAGGGTGGAATTGAGTGGTGTTTGAGTCCCACGACACTCAGTCTTTGGGTCCAACATGCCGGGCGCGCAATTTTGACAATGCCGTTGCCCACGCTGGTCGCACCACAGGCATTTATGACTTCTGATTTATTGTGGCGCGGCCTGTATGCCTATGCACGGTGTTGTGCTTTATCCCGCGTGACTTTGCCAGCGGATGCGGCGAGTCAAGTCTTGAACATCCATCCAGAACTGACGATGGATGCAGTGGAGCCACGGACATTGATAAAACTGATGCAAACCATTGATGAATTAAGCGATGTCGGTTTTCCGATCCATCCAGAACTCTATATCAAATCCGTAGCGACTGTGGTGGAGGCATTTGAGCACCTAGAGCGGCGTGACTTCCGACGAACAGCAAGATCATCAACTGCTTTCACATTAGGTTTAGTGATACTTATAAAAAGTCTCCTGTTTCAGCTACTTCAGGTGGGTTTGGGGATAGAAGTAACGGAAAAAATATAGTTTTCAGATATTTGGCGAATTTTTCTTCCGCAAAAATACTTAATTTGCCGCTTAGCCACCCCAGGAATAACATAAGTAATAGTTATGCTTTGGGTGGTGACAAACCTGGTCTGGATAGGTATATTGTTGATGTGTGAGGAGCGAACCAAAGATACCGCCGAGACGAAACACGGACAGTCGTCGGCGGTATCTTTGTTTTTAAATGGGCGTCGGCGATCCGCCGATGCCCATTTTTTATGTTTGAAATGTGATTAATCTTTGTCTGTCAGTAGAAACTTTTCAATCGCGACTGCCGCACCATCCGCTTCGACATCCGGGGCAACCCATTTTGCCGCGGCTTTTACAATGTCTGGCGCATCGCCCATGGCAATGCCGAGACCAACCGATTGCAGCATTTCGAGGTCATTGCAATTATCGCCGATCGCCATGACTTGGGCGGGCGTAATGCCGAGAATTGAGGCCGCAACATGTTGCACAGCCGCGCCCTTATTAACCGCTGGGTGGGCAGCTTCCAGAAAGGTCGCAACGGATGTTGTGAGATACATTTGGTCGGGGCTGTAGCGGGTCTTCAAATCCACTAGGGCATCCGCGATCAAATCAGTGTTTTGACTCATCGCTAACAGCTTGGTCGGACTGCGTTCCAGCAAACTGCTGAGATCCTCAACCAAAATCGCAGGAATTCCTGAACGCTCAATATAATCCTTGGTATCAGCCAGCATGTCTTGGACGTAGAGCTGATCGTCTAAATACAGATGAATAGAGACTTCTGCCTGTAAGTGGGGTTGTGCGAAGTATTGCAATAACGCTTGGGCTAAGGGGGCAGGAAGCGGCGTATGTTGGTGGGGTAAGTCCATGCGAGGATCCTGAATCCAGGCACCTTGGTAGGAAATTACGGGTAGTTGGGACTGCACCAGTTTGTGAAATCGTAGGGCGGAGGAATACATTCGGCCTGTGGCTAGCGCAACAGGGATACCATTTGTTTGAACTTGCTTTAAGGCCTGAAGAACGCGATCGCTAACCTGATTGGCCGCGCCGGCGATCGTGCCGTCAATATCCACAACTAGTAGACGGATATCGTAATCGTTGGGTGCTGTCGATGGCATAGGTACGGGAATGATTTAGAGGTGAGTCAAGTTGATTGTTGATGTCCGTGGGGTATTTACGCAAGTTCACGACAGCACAAGGACTCAGGATGCAGCGAGGCTCCGAAGGATTCACCAATTCTTCACGTTGTGAGCCGTATTTCTGCGGTTTTTGCCAGTCTGATTGCTTCAGTATCATGGGTGCATGTAACGACAGGATCGCTGCCCGTGAGCAGTGGTCGCGGTGATGATTGCACCACTCGATGCATGATTACCATTTCAGGGAACAGTCTCAAGACTCAACTTAGGTGTGTAACTGCGCTTAAGCTCAATCTACCGGTTCAATTGATTGATTTAGTTCCAGTTTCTGTGATTGTCATGCCCATATTCCCTGTCTGTCGGTTGTTAATTGCTCTAGGTTTGCCTGTGCTATTTACAACTGTGACGATCGCTGGCATGGCTACGCCGGTGTCAGCGAGGTCCACGGTTTCTCGCCGCACAAGAAGGCGGCGCTATGTCCCACGTAAACGTCGTCGCGCCCCACGTCGAACCGAGGCGGGCGGTACACGCGGTTGTTCAGTCAATACTCAATCTGCCAATATTCAGCTTTTAGTTCCAGCCACGAACGTCGCTCATACCGATCGTGGTCGGCCGACTTTTTCCTGGCACATTACCAACCCGGATCAAGCGAGTTTGCCAGTACGATTCACCTTGATTGAACCCGGTGTCCTCAAGCCGCTCTATCAACAAACACTGCAAGCAAATCAAAGCGGTGTGATGCAGGTGACATTACCCAAAACTGCGCCAACCTTAAAAGCCGATCGATCGTACCGCTGGATGGTGAGCTGGAGCTGTGACCTGAAGCGACCTTCAGAACAGTTGCACCGCCGCGCTTGGATTGAACGTGTAGAAACCGACGCAACCCTCAATCAAACTCTCAAAGCGGCAAAAACTGTCCCGGATCAGATTATTGCCTATGCTCAATCTGGCATCTGGCATGAAGCGATCGATCTTGCGGCTAACCACCGCCAAAACCCTCAGGTGAATCCCCTGTGGCAAGAGTTGCTACAGGATGGCAAATTGCCAGCGATTAAATAGGGTAATTAATCACTCTCCCGCAGTAGCACGACCATGTCACTGCCGACAATTGGCGATCGTGCAACGATTTCACCCTGCGGGTCAAGCAGTTCAAGGCTATTAAATCGCAGGTTCTGGGCCTTATCAAACAGATTCTGCGCCAGGGTATCTTGCTGCGATGATTGGAGGTCATACCAATCTGGATTGAAGGTGACCTTGAGCGTCCCCGCAGTTTTATTTGATTTAACGGCGGTGATCAATTCTGATTGATCGGTCGCTGCCGCTTGCAGCTTTGCCATCAGTTTCTGCTCTGGCGTGAGCTTGACGGCCGGTGCGGGTTTCGATGTAGTTGTGCTGGTAGGCGGAGTAACCGGCGCTATTTTTGGTGCAGTCGCTGCAGTGGGGGTAGGAGCCGGAACCGCTTGCGGCGACGTTGTGCGAGGGGCCGGTACTTGCGGTGTAGTGGGCGCTGGCGTTGTCCCCGGAGCACTGAGACGATCGGGAAATGGCTGATTCGAAGATTTTGCCGCGTCGACGGGAAATTGTTTGCTGATCGAGTCAGAACCCACAGGTGATTGGCGCACTGGCGTTGTCTGAACAGGAACTCTAGAAACTGGTTTTGGTGTGGGCTTCGGTGCGGCACTACCGCTGGGTAAGTGGGTTGTAATTGACAGTAGAAGCAGCGCCAAACCGGCAATTACACCGGAGAGTGCCCGATCGGTGAGCTTGCCACTAACATCATCAGGCAGTCGCGATCGAATCAGTCCAATCAGTTTGGTCCAGATGGGCTGAGTTTTTCCCCAGAAGGTATTTGCCGCTTGCTTGACCGGTTCGACATTTAGCGGTTTCGCCTCGCTACCGTCGGACTGCATCTGAGTTTCTAGCTTATCGACTGTGGTTTCGAGGGTACCGATTGTCGCTTTCAGCGCTTGAGTCAGGGTTGGGCGTGTCGTGACCCAGGCTTTTTGGACGATCGGCTGCACTTTTTCGATGACTTGGTTCAGGCTGCTGGCAGCGGCACTGGACGAAGCCGCTGCGACTGGAGAAGGATCAACCTGAACCGTTTCGGCAGGGCGCTTGCTAGCCGCTGGGGACACATCGGGTATCGTAGTGGGTTCCGCCACGGGAGACTCTGGCGTCGGTTCTGGCGTCTCTGGCGAATTGGTTTGCTCAGGCTTCTCAGACATGGAAAATCCTTCGATTGAAGTCGTCGTTGGTTTGAGCGTTGAATGTAACGTCTGGCCCATCGACGGCGAACAGTTCCGGGGGAAAGGTTTAAAGTAGATAGGCGGTAAACTCGCCCTATAAACCTCTTAT
Protein-coding regions in this window:
- a CDS encoding Cof-type HAD-IIB family hydrolase — encoded protein: MPSTAPNDYDIRLLVVDIDGTIAGAANQVSDRVLQALKQVQTNGIPVALATGRMYSSALRFHKLVQSQLPVISYQGAWIQDPRMDLPHQHTPLPAPLAQALLQYFAQPHLQAEVSIHLYLDDQLYVQDMLADTKDYIERSGIPAILVEDLSSLLERSPTKLLAMSQNTDLIADALVDLKTRYSPDQMYLTTSVATFLEAAHPAVNKGAAVQHVAASILGITPAQVMAIGDNCNDLEMLQSVGLGIAMGDAPDIVKAAAKWVAPDVEADGAAVAIEKFLLTDKD
- a CDS encoding DUF928 domain-containing protein is translated as MPIFPVCRLLIALGLPVLFTTVTIAGMATPVSARSTVSRRTRRRRYVPRKRRRAPRRTEAGGTRGCSVNTQSANIQLLVPATNVAHTDRGRPTFSWHITNPDQASLPVRFTLIEPGVLKPLYQQTLQANQSGVMQVTLPKTAPTLKADRSYRWMVSWSCDLKRPSEQLHRRAWIERVETDATLNQTLKAAKTVPDQIIAYAQSGIWHEAIDLAANHRQNPQVNPLWQELLQDGKLPAIK
- a CDS encoding Crp/Fnr family transcriptional regulator codes for the protein MYPASDAQDNARPFLTWQRIIDWAQEHYRCRTFNKDEKIPARPGLLYLVQRGSVRLVGTAQVNANATSRVARIAPEEAFLGFVGAGQPFEIVAQSPFTLQSYAHVDQTSVVWMYWNDLDNWPHFRREVLDAFRYQHQRKLLWLSTLGQRRTIDRLLGFLTLLIEEYGEPTEDGYCLPFPLTHAQIGSAIGSTRVTVTRLMGKLRQKGLIRTQGDNLLCLPAEIIEKRRNSAPEVGGEADSNVIANAS